One region of Halohasta litchfieldiae genomic DNA includes:
- a CDS encoding DUF7509 family protein: MFDGETNFQYNERPISDILAEQAPAPPKFSTHNDFTVYVMGPYTAFNAEVAYDDADTLKTPFQNDPLFDPHRHITNDGQGDMEQALRDFCTELRETLHCRAFIATDIDIPTHEQAKEQNKSRSDDKSVVEGMDPLAQSVAFAAHSDAVIFLFTQGGLTTGVGAETGGILGEFHLRRGNPALTHKPGQRIGLYLDESFSSATIDELPKGYEIQYDSFSTKNDLHRKVRNWFDSLDRETRDTDLPVFVPGDTYSSDTDE, from the coding sequence ATGTTTGACGGCGAAACGAATTTTCAGTACAACGAACGCCCTATCTCTGATATTCTTGCAGAACAAGCTCCTGCACCCCCTAAATTCAGCACTCACAACGATTTCACCGTGTACGTCATGGGCCCATACACCGCGTTTAACGCTGAAGTCGCCTATGATGACGCTGACACTCTCAAAACTCCGTTTCAGAACGACCCACTCTTCGATCCACACAGACACATCACTAACGATGGACAGGGCGATATGGAACAGGCCCTTAGAGACTTCTGTACGGAACTCCGCGAGACCCTCCATTGTCGCGCATTCATCGCCACCGATATCGATATTCCAACACACGAACAGGCTAAAGAACAGAACAAAAGCCGTAGCGATGACAAATCTGTTGTAGAAGGAATGGACCCGCTTGCCCAATCAGTCGCATTCGCTGCTCACAGCGATGCCGTCATATTCCTGTTCACACAAGGCGGCCTTACGACCGGAGTCGGTGCTGAAACCGGCGGTATCCTCGGCGAATTTCACCTCCGTCGAGGGAATCCTGCCCTCACGCACAAGCCTGGTCAGCGAATCGGTCTTTATCTCGATGAGAGTTTCAGTAGTGCTACTATCGACGAACTCCCAAAAGGCTACGAGATACAATACGATTCGTTCTCCACAAAAAATGATCTCCATAGAAAAGTCCGTAACTGGTTCGATAGTCTTGACAGAGAAACTCGCGATACAGACCTCCCTGTATTCGTTCCTGGAGACACTTACTCATCAGACACAGATGAGTGA
- a CDS encoding calcium-binding protein: MTRTNSDDERDERIQNEVIVDVYTPDEQALGWCYPEISEPVTFRTSASISWRPRCVIL; encoded by the coding sequence ATGACGAGAACCAACAGCGACGACGAACGGGACGAGCGCATCCAAAACGAGGTCATCGTCGACGTCTACACACCGGATGAACAGGCACTCGGCTGGTGTTACCCTGAGATATCTGAACCAGTGACATTTCGAACATCTGCATCGATCTCTTGGCGTCCGAGATGCGTAATTTTGTAG
- a CDS encoding hemolysin family protein has protein sequence MMLPVPTAVLEASITLTTIPVIGVELGQTEITALGILMILTLLVGSGFFSSSEIALFSLPTYQIDAMVEEGKLGAQAVKSLKEDPHRLLVTILVGNNMVNITMSSISTTLVGLYFDAGTAVIISSLGITSMVLIFGESAPKSYAVENTELHARRVARGLKIVEKVLWPLITLFYYLTRVVNKIAGGSASIESTYVTRDEIRNIIKTGEREGILDEEERQILQRTLRFTDASAKEVMTPRLDMAAVSKDATVKEAIETCMRSRHARLPAYADSLDNVIGIFDIRELEDSNYDDFSDLKVEDVVASTLYVPESKKVDDLLAEMRENRMHMVMVIDEFGATEGLITMEDVLEEIVGEILVGDEEHPIEFVDDNEILVQGEVNIHEVNEALDIDLPEGEEFETIAGFIFNLAGRLVEQDEVFDYENVKLRAEKLEETRIKEVRVTVERDTVESVEDEVPATEDEME, from the coding sequence ATGATGTTACCTGTGCCCACAGCTGTATTAGAGGCTAGTATTACACTGACCACTATACCGGTCATCGGTGTCGAACTGGGGCAAACGGAAATCACTGCCCTTGGTATTCTTATGATTTTGACGCTTCTCGTAGGATCGGGCTTTTTTTCCTCGTCCGAGATTGCACTGTTCTCCCTTCCAACCTACCAGATTGACGCGATGGTTGAGGAGGGCAAACTCGGGGCCCAAGCGGTCAAATCCCTCAAAGAGGACCCCCATCGATTGCTCGTGACGATTCTCGTCGGAAACAACATGGTCAACATCACCATGTCTTCGATCTCGACGACGCTCGTTGGCTTATATTTCGACGCGGGCACAGCAGTTATTATTTCGTCGCTTGGTATCACCTCGATGGTCCTGATCTTCGGTGAGAGCGCGCCCAAGTCCTACGCCGTTGAGAACACTGAATTGCACGCACGGCGCGTCGCCCGAGGGCTAAAAATCGTTGAGAAAGTACTGTGGCCGCTAATCACCCTGTTCTATTATCTGACGAGAGTCGTCAACAAGATTGCTGGCGGCAGCGCGTCCATTGAGTCAACATACGTCACTCGCGATGAGATTCGAAACATTATCAAGACGGGCGAACGCGAGGGAATCCTCGACGAGGAGGAACGTCAGATCCTCCAGCGTACCCTGCGATTCACCGATGCTTCTGCAAAAGAAGTGATGACGCCCCGCCTCGATATGGCCGCCGTCTCGAAAGACGCGACCGTCAAGGAGGCTATCGAGACATGTATGCGATCGAGGCACGCCCGACTGCCTGCCTATGCTGACTCGCTGGACAACGTGATCGGTATCTTCGATATCCGTGAGCTAGAGGATTCCAACTACGATGATTTTTCCGACCTCAAGGTGGAGGACGTAGTCGCTTCGACGCTGTACGTCCCCGAGTCCAAGAAGGTCGACGACCTCCTTGCGGAGATGCGTGAAAACCGGATGCACATGGTCATGGTCATCGATGAGTTCGGGGCCACTGAGGGCCTCATCACAATGGAAGACGTACTCGAAGAGATCGTCGGAGAAATACTGGTGGGTGATGAGGAACATCCAATTGAGTTCGTTGACGACAACGAGATACTGGTCCAAGGAGAGGTCAACATCCACGAAGTCAACGAGGCCCTCGATATCGACCTCCCTGAAGGCGAAGAGTTCGAGACAATCGCGGGCTTCATTTTCAACCTCGCGGGCCGCCTCGTTGAGCAGGACGAGGTGTTCGACTACGAGAACGTGAAGTTACGGGCCGAAAAGCTGGAGGAGACCCGTATTAAGGAGGTCAGGGTGACAGTCGAACGTGACACCGTTGAGTCAGTCGAAGACGAGGTCCCAGCCACGGAGGACGAAATGGAGTGA
- a CDS encoding ArsR/SmtB family transcription factor, whose protein sequence is MAAETAHTTPDPDEEDLEQYVDQRLFDDSMSTLADHTARKAALGDGRRYAILFLLWEREEVARKELAAAIDDDSFDLSHHLGELIDVGLVARTGAPEDGDGRQTFYKITHLGRQEIDADVRNVTGSDISG, encoded by the coding sequence ATGGCCGCTGAAACCGCCCACACGACGCCAGATCCGGATGAAGAGGATCTCGAACAGTATGTTGATCAGCGGCTATTCGACGACAGTATGAGCACGCTCGCGGACCATACAGCACGTAAGGCAGCACTCGGTGATGGTCGACGATACGCGATCCTATTCCTCCTTTGGGAACGAGAGGAAGTCGCTCGAAAAGAGCTCGCAGCTGCTATCGACGATGATAGCTTCGATCTCAGTCACCACCTTGGAGAACTCATCGATGTTGGTCTGGTCGCCCGGACAGGTGCGCCCGAAGATGGTGATGGACGACAGACATTCTACAAAATTACGCATCTCGGACGCCAAGAGATCGATGCAGATGTTCGAAATGTCACTGGTTCAGATATCTCAGGGTAA